In a genomic window of Streptomyces sp. NBC_01142:
- a CDS encoding response regulator transcription factor — translation MRLLLVEDDDHVAAALSAVLAKHGFEVVHARNGEEALKAVLPATQPQKQPFGCVLLDLGLPDQDGYQVCGKIRKLTSTPVIMVTARADVRSRIHGLNLGADDYVVKPYDTGELLARIHAVSRRTTTGEDAAATAAEDALRLGPVTIELPTRRVSVDGEAVQLTRKEFDLLALLAQRPGVVFRREQIISEVWRTSWEGTGRTLEVHVASLRSKLRMPALIETVRGVGYRLVAPAGA, via the coding sequence ATGAGACTGCTGCTCGTCGAGGACGACGACCATGTCGCCGCTGCCCTTTCCGCGGTGCTGGCCAAGCACGGCTTCGAAGTGGTGCACGCCCGCAACGGCGAGGAGGCGCTGAAGGCCGTCCTGCCCGCGACACAGCCGCAGAAGCAGCCGTTCGGCTGCGTACTCCTGGATCTGGGCCTGCCCGACCAGGACGGCTACCAGGTGTGCGGCAAGATCCGTAAGCTCACCTCGACCCCCGTGATCATGGTGACCGCGCGGGCCGACGTCCGCTCGCGGATACACGGGCTCAACCTCGGGGCCGACGACTATGTCGTCAAGCCGTACGACACCGGGGAGCTGCTCGCGCGTATCCACGCCGTCAGCCGCCGCACGACCACCGGTGAGGACGCCGCAGCGACCGCCGCCGAGGACGCCCTGCGGCTCGGTCCTGTCACCATCGAACTGCCCACCCGCCGCGTCAGCGTCGACGGTGAGGCGGTGCAGCTGACCCGCAAGGAGTTCGATCTGCTGGCGCTGCTCGCCCAGCGGCCGGGCGTCGTCTTCCGCCGGGAGCAGATCATCAGCGAGGTGTGGCGCACCAGTTGGGAAGGGACCGGGCGTACACTCGAGGTCCACGTGGCGTCCCTGCGCTCCAAGTTGCGGATGCCCGCCCTGATCGAGACCGTGCGCGGCGTCGGCTACCGGCTCGTCGCCCCTGCCGGCGCGTAA
- a CDS encoding glutamate ABC transporter substrate-binding protein → MKLRKTAAVAVAVLALTATACGGKEGSAGDKSSKKPGEAGAPKLPTYTVAKDVNLDSPTFKEAKERGKIIIGSKADQPFLGFEDQATKKRSGFDVELAKMVAADLGFAENQIEWKTVDSGVRETAISKGQVDYYVGTYTINDKRKKQVGFAGPYYLAGADLLVRKDDTSITGKDAVKGKKVCSIVGSTPLQEIKKPEYGAKVVELAKYSDCVQQLLTKQVDAVTTDDAILKGYAADNPEKLKVVGDPFTKEPYGIGMNKDDATLRKAITDSLDKHIKDGTYKKIYEATLGLSGSTYVEPPALVRY, encoded by the coding sequence ATGAAGCTCCGCAAGACGGCCGCAGTGGCCGTTGCTGTGCTCGCGCTGACCGCGACCGCCTGTGGTGGCAAGGAAGGCTCGGCCGGCGACAAGTCCTCGAAGAAGCCCGGCGAGGCGGGCGCGCCCAAGCTGCCCACCTACACGGTCGCCAAGGACGTGAACCTGGACTCGCCGACCTTCAAGGAAGCCAAGGAGCGCGGCAAGATCATCATCGGTTCCAAGGCCGACCAGCCGTTCCTCGGCTTCGAGGACCAGGCGACCAAGAAGCGCTCCGGCTTCGACGTCGAGCTCGCCAAGATGGTCGCCGCCGACCTCGGCTTCGCCGAGAACCAGATCGAGTGGAAGACCGTCGACTCCGGTGTCCGCGAGACCGCGATCTCCAAGGGCCAGGTCGACTACTACGTCGGCACCTACACGATCAACGACAAGCGCAAGAAGCAGGTCGGCTTCGCCGGTCCGTACTACCTGGCCGGCGCCGACCTCCTGGTCCGCAAGGACGACACCTCGATCACCGGCAAGGACGCCGTCAAGGGCAAGAAGGTCTGCTCGATCGTCGGCTCCACCCCGCTCCAGGAGATCAAGAAGCCGGAGTACGGCGCGAAGGTCGTCGAGCTCGCCAAGTACTCCGACTGCGTCCAGCAGCTGCTGACCAAGCAGGTCGACGCGGTCACCACCGACGACGCGATCCTCAAGGGCTACGCCGCCGACAACCCGGAGAAGCTCAAGGTGGTCGGTGACCCGTTCACCAAGGAGCCGTACGGCATCGGCATGAACAAGGACGACGCGACGCTGCGCAAGGCGATCACCGACTCGCTGGACAAGCACATCAAGGACGGCACGTACAAGAAGATCTACGAGGCGACGCTGGGCCTGTCCGGCTCCACGTACGTCGAGCCGCCGGCGCTCGTCCGCTACTGA
- a CDS encoding class III extradiol dioxygenase subunit B-like domain-containing protein has product MLVAAAMCPCPPLLVPEVASGAAAELDSLRAACDEALRTVLAAGPDLIAVVGTGASTAVHEQGTPGSFRPYGVDLDVRLGLGDAAGELPLSLTVGAWLLERAGWTGAVRGLEVPDGNDWPANGEHGVHVSEWAPRLGMLVMGDGSARRSLKAPGYLDDRAEALDAEIAAALANNDSDGFFPDLDATTARELMVSGRSPWQVLCGAAREDFRCRLLYEDAPYGVGYFVATWSGQ; this is encoded by the coding sequence ATGCTTGTCGCCGCCGCCATGTGCCCGTGTCCGCCGCTGCTGGTCCCCGAGGTCGCCTCCGGTGCCGCTGCGGAGCTCGATTCTCTGCGCGCGGCGTGCGACGAGGCGTTGCGCACCGTGCTGGCGGCCGGGCCGGACCTCATCGCTGTGGTCGGCACGGGCGCTTCGACCGCGGTGCATGAGCAGGGCACCCCGGGCTCGTTCCGGCCGTACGGCGTGGACCTGGACGTGCGCCTCGGCCTGGGCGACGCCGCGGGGGAGCTGCCTCTCTCGCTCACCGTGGGCGCCTGGCTGCTGGAGCGGGCCGGCTGGACCGGCGCCGTGCGCGGCCTGGAGGTGCCCGACGGTAACGACTGGCCCGCCAACGGCGAGCACGGCGTCCATGTCTCTGAGTGGGCGCCCCGCCTGGGGATGCTGGTCATGGGCGACGGCAGCGCCCGCCGCAGCCTGAAGGCGCCGGGCTATCTCGACGACCGGGCGGAGGCGCTCGACGCCGAGATCGCCGCGGCTCTCGCGAACAACGACTCCGACGGCTTCTTCCCGGATCTCGATGCGACCACTGCCCGCGAGCTGATGGTGTCGGGCCGATCGCCCTGGCAGGTTCTGTGCGGAGCCGCACGGGAGGACTTCCGGTGCCGACTGCTCTACGAGGACGCCCCGTACGGAGTCGGCTACTTCGTCGCCACCTGGTCGGGGCAGTAG
- a CDS encoding TAXI family TRAP transporter solute-binding subunit codes for MLPALSRISRRHALQGSAAALVVFGLLMWWLLPIGESSPRGKLTFSTGSKSGVYQRYGVLLKQALARDLPEVTIDLRTSEGSQQNLERVAAGEADFTIATADAVAKYKRDGRPGADRLRGCARLYDDYVQLIVPKDSPVRSARDLRGKTVGVGQKGSGVRLVADRLMTATGIDPVRDINPVPAGIDTMPRRLEAGELDAFFWSGGLPTNTVEELSERFEIRLVPLESELVEKLHATGGTTSYYRSAVMPADAYLKAQGGVPVPTMAVANLLVTTDRMDPAMTEGFTRTVINSRDRIGNTVHPAQLVDLRTAVYTAPLDLHEGARRYYRSVKP; via the coding sequence ATGCTCCCGGCCCTCTCCCGTATCAGCCGCCGCCATGCCCTGCAGGGCTCGGCCGCCGCCCTGGTGGTGTTCGGGCTGCTGATGTGGTGGCTGCTGCCCATTGGCGAGTCGTCGCCGCGCGGAAAGCTCACCTTCAGTACGGGCTCGAAGAGCGGCGTCTACCAGCGCTACGGCGTACTGCTGAAGCAGGCACTCGCCCGTGATCTGCCGGAGGTGACGATAGATCTGCGGACCAGTGAGGGGTCGCAGCAGAACCTCGAGCGGGTGGCGGCCGGGGAGGCCGACTTCACCATCGCCACCGCCGACGCCGTCGCCAAGTACAAGCGGGACGGGAGGCCCGGCGCCGACCGGCTGCGCGGCTGCGCCCGGCTGTACGACGACTATGTGCAGCTGATCGTGCCCAAGGACTCTCCCGTGCGGTCGGCCCGCGATCTGCGCGGCAAGACGGTGGGCGTGGGGCAGAAGGGGTCCGGGGTGCGTCTGGTCGCCGACCGGCTGATGACGGCCACGGGGATCGATCCGGTGCGGGACATCAACCCGGTCCCGGCCGGGATCGACACGATGCCGCGGCGGCTGGAGGCGGGCGAGCTCGATGCCTTCTTCTGGTCGGGCGGACTGCCGACCAACACCGTGGAGGAGCTGTCCGAGCGCTTCGAGATCCGGCTGGTGCCGCTGGAGTCCGAACTCGTCGAGAAGCTGCACGCCACCGGCGGGACGACCAGTTACTACCGCTCGGCGGTGATGCCTGCCGACGCCTACCTCAAGGCCCAGGGCGGGGTACCGGTGCCCACCATGGCGGTAGCGAATCTGCTGGTCACCACCGACCGGATGGATCCGGCGATGACCGAGGGCTTCACTCGCACGGTGATCAACAGCCGGGACCGCATCGGCAACACGGTGCACCCGGCCCAGCTGGTGGATCTGCGGACCGCGGTCTACACCGCCCCGCTGGACCTGCACGAAGGGGCCCGGCGCTACTACCGCTCGGTCAAGCCGTAG
- a CDS encoding HAMP domain-containing sensor histidine kinase produces MRTRLLPLLIVLMAGVLLALGFPLAVSVAAAQQQRVVVDRIDDTVRFAALAQFVTERGASQDERRATLQEQLNRYHDTYGIRAGLFYRDADSMARAPRTWSVPDTGQGREAFKEALSGRRSQDPPQVWPWQQGGRLVVASPVVRDGDVVAVVFTDSPTSELRWRVLRGWLLIAAGEAAAMLVAVGAAFRLTGWVLRPVRILDAATHGIATGQMNSRVAAASGPPELRRLARSFNEMADNVEEVLEQQRAFVADASHQLRNPLAALLLRIELLALELPAGNEEIASVRTEGKRLAQVLDDLLDLALAEHASWDLQLTDIGALAAERVAAWRPLADEKGVRLTEHRAAVTAWADPVALSSALDAVIDNALKFTPQGEEVTVSVASNGDTSRIVITDGGPGLTDEELSRIGDRFWRSGRHQNIKGSGLGLSISRALLLAGGGSIAYGHREPHGLKVTVTVPRTAPTA; encoded by the coding sequence GTGCGTACCCGACTTCTCCCGCTTCTCATCGTCCTCATGGCGGGCGTGCTGCTTGCGCTCGGCTTCCCGCTCGCCGTGAGCGTCGCAGCCGCACAGCAGCAGCGGGTCGTCGTCGACCGGATCGACGACACGGTGCGCTTCGCGGCGCTCGCCCAGTTCGTCACCGAACGGGGCGCGTCGCAGGACGAGCGACGGGCCACGCTCCAGGAGCAGCTCAACCGCTACCACGACACGTACGGCATCAGGGCGGGCCTCTTCTACCGCGACGCCGACTCCATGGCACGCGCGCCCCGAACCTGGTCGGTGCCGGACACCGGCCAGGGCCGCGAGGCCTTCAAGGAAGCGCTCTCGGGGCGGCGCAGCCAGGACCCGCCGCAGGTCTGGCCGTGGCAGCAGGGCGGCCGGCTCGTCGTCGCCTCTCCGGTCGTACGGGACGGGGACGTCGTCGCCGTCGTGTTCACCGACTCACCCACCAGCGAGCTGCGCTGGCGTGTTCTGCGGGGCTGGCTGCTGATCGCGGCCGGTGAGGCCGCGGCGATGCTGGTCGCCGTCGGCGCGGCCTTCCGCCTCACGGGCTGGGTGCTGCGGCCCGTACGGATCCTGGACGCGGCCACTCACGGCATCGCGACGGGGCAGATGAACTCCCGTGTCGCCGCGGCGAGCGGTCCCCCGGAACTCCGGCGCCTGGCTCGTTCGTTCAACGAGATGGCGGACAACGTCGAGGAAGTCCTCGAACAGCAGCGGGCCTTCGTCGCCGACGCCTCCCACCAGCTGCGCAACCCGCTCGCCGCACTGCTGCTCCGTATCGAGCTCCTCGCTCTCGAACTCCCCGCCGGGAACGAGGAGATCGCCTCGGTCCGCACCGAGGGCAAGCGCCTCGCCCAGGTCCTGGACGACCTGCTGGACCTGGCGCTGGCCGAACATGCCTCCTGGGACCTCCAGCTCACCGACATCGGGGCGCTGGCGGCCGAGCGGGTCGCCGCCTGGCGTCCCCTCGCCGACGAGAAGGGCGTCCGGCTGACCGAACACCGTGCCGCGGTCACCGCGTGGGCCGACCCGGTCGCGCTCTCCAGCGCCCTGGACGCAGTGATCGACAACGCCCTGAAGTTCACACCGCAGGGGGAGGAGGTCACCGTCTCGGTCGCCTCCAACGGCGACACCTCGCGCATTGTGATCACCGACGGCGGGCCGGGCCTGACCGACGAGGAACTCTCCCGTATCGGCGACCGCTTCTGGCGCAGTGGCCGTCACCAGAACATCAAGGGCTCGGGCCTGGGCCTGTCCATCTCGCGGGCGCTGCTGCTGGCGGGCGGCGGCTCGATCGCGTACGGACATCGCGAGCCGCACGGTCTGAAGGTCACCGTCACGGTCCCGCGTACGGCTCCTACGGCTTGA
- the miaB gene encoding tRNA (N6-isopentenyl adenosine(37)-C2)-methylthiotransferase MiaB, translating to MSAKTYEVRTYGCQMNVHDSERLSGLLEGAGYVRAPEGADGDADVVVFNTCAVRENADNKLYGNLGRLAPMKTKRPGMQIAVGGCLAQKDRDTIVKRAPWVDVVFGTHNIGKLPVLLERARIQEEAQVEIAESLEAFPSTLPTRRESAYAAWVSISVGCNNTCTFCIVPALRGKEKDRRPGDILAEVEALVAEGVSEITLLGQNVNAYGSDIGDREAFSKLLRACGKVEGLERVRFTSPHPRDFTDDVIAAMAETPNVMPQLHMPLQSGSDTVLKAMRRSYRQERFLGIIEKVRASIPHAAISTDIIVGFPGETEEDFEQTMHTVREARFANAFTFQYSKRPGTPAAEMEGQIPKEVVQARYMRLVALQEEISWEESKKQVGRTVEVMVAEGEGRKDGATHRLSGRAPDNRLVHFEPSLRGSDDQHGGKPDKEVRPGDVVTVEITYAAPHHLLAEGAALAVRRTRAGDAWEKRNAAPRPAPGVMLGLPSVGVPAPLPSATGGCAIG from the coding sequence ATGAGTGCCAAAACCTACGAGGTGCGCACCTACGGGTGCCAGATGAACGTCCACGACTCCGAGCGGCTGTCGGGCCTGCTGGAGGGCGCCGGCTATGTGCGCGCGCCCGAGGGCGCCGACGGTGACGCCGATGTTGTCGTCTTCAACACCTGCGCGGTGCGGGAGAACGCCGACAACAAGCTGTACGGCAATCTCGGCCGGCTTGCGCCGATGAAGACCAAGCGGCCCGGCATGCAGATTGCCGTCGGCGGCTGCCTGGCCCAGAAGGACCGCGACACCATCGTGAAGAGGGCGCCGTGGGTCGATGTCGTCTTCGGTACCCACAACATCGGCAAGCTGCCGGTGCTGCTCGAGCGCGCACGCATTCAGGAAGAGGCGCAGGTCGAGATCGCGGAGTCGCTCGAGGCCTTCCCGTCGACGCTGCCGACCCGCCGTGAGTCCGCGTATGCCGCATGGGTCTCCATCTCGGTCGGCTGCAACAACACCTGCACCTTCTGCATCGTCCCGGCGCTCCGCGGCAAGGAGAAGGACCGTCGGCCCGGCGACATCCTGGCCGAGGTCGAGGCGCTGGTCGCCGAGGGGGTCTCGGAGATCACCCTGCTCGGCCAGAACGTCAATGCGTACGGCTCCGACATCGGTGACCGCGAGGCGTTCTCCAAGCTGCTGCGCGCCTGCGGCAAGGTCGAGGGCCTGGAGCGGGTCCGTTTCACCTCGCCGCACCCGCGCGACTTCACGGACGACGTGATCGCGGCGATGGCCGAGACGCCGAACGTCATGCCGCAGCTCCACATGCCGCTGCAGTCCGGCTCGGACACCGTCCTGAAGGCGATGCGCCGCTCCTACCGGCAGGAGCGTTTCCTCGGAATCATCGAGAAGGTGCGCGCCTCGATCCCGCACGCCGCCATCTCCACCGACATCATCGTGGGCTTCCCCGGCGAGACCGAGGAGGACTTCGAGCAGACGATGCACACGGTGCGTGAGGCGCGCTTCGCGAATGCCTTCACCTTCCAGTACTCCAAGCGCCCCGGGACCCCGGCCGCGGAGATGGAGGGGCAGATCCCCAAGGAGGTCGTCCAGGCGCGCTACATGCGCCTCGTCGCCCTCCAGGAGGAGATCTCCTGGGAGGAGAGCAAGAAGCAGGTCGGCCGGACGGTCGAGGTCATGGTCGCCGAGGGGGAGGGCCGCAAGGACGGCGCCACCCACCGGTTGTCGGGCCGCGCGCCCGACAACCGCCTGGTGCACTTCGAGCCGAGCCTGCGGGGATCGGACGACCAGCACGGCGGGAAGCCTGACAAGGAGGTACGCCCGGGCGATGTGGTGACGGTCGAGATCACCTACGCCGCCCCGCACCACCTGCTGGCCGAAGGGGCCGCCCTGGCCGTACGCCGCACCCGTGCCGGCGACGCCTGGGAGAAGCGCAACGCGGCTCCCCGGCCGGCACCCGGCGTGATGCTGGGGCTGCCCTCCGTCGGGGTGCCCGCACCCCTGCCGTCGGCTACGGGCGGCTGCGCCATCGGCTGA
- a CDS encoding amino acid ABC transporter permease, translated as MNVLLDNFPAFRDGFIGTLSITLFSSAIALVLGIVIAGFRVSPVPPLRYFGTAWVTLLRNTPLTLLFLISAFVVPEILFPGMSAYVLGSLALGFYTSAFVCEAVRSGINTVPLGQAEAARSIGMTFAQTLRMIVLPQATRTVLPPLSSIFIALTKNSAIAGAFSVTELFGWQKVLSDQGYDIVPIFIWVALGYLVITFTISGIFRLLERRMEVAR; from the coding sequence ATGAACGTACTGCTCGACAACTTCCCAGCATTCCGTGACGGCTTCATAGGAACCCTGTCGATCACCCTCTTCAGCTCGGCCATCGCGCTGGTACTCGGCATCGTCATCGCCGGATTCCGAGTCTCTCCCGTTCCGCCGCTGCGCTACTTCGGCACGGCCTGGGTCACGCTGCTGCGCAACACCCCGCTCACCCTGCTCTTCCTGATCTCCGCCTTCGTCGTGCCGGAGATCCTCTTCCCGGGGATGAGCGCCTATGTCCTCGGTTCGCTGGCGCTCGGCTTCTACACCTCGGCCTTCGTCTGCGAGGCCGTCAGGTCCGGCATCAACACCGTGCCGCTCGGCCAGGCAGAGGCCGCCCGCTCGATCGGGATGACCTTCGCGCAGACACTGCGGATGATCGTGCTGCCGCAGGCGACCCGGACCGTGCTCCCGCCGCTGAGCAGCATCTTCATCGCGCTCACCAAGAACTCCGCGATCGCGGGCGCCTTCAGCGTCACCGAATTGTTCGGCTGGCAGAAGGTGCTGAGCGACCAGGGCTACGACATCGTCCCCATCTTCATCTGGGTCGCCCTCGGCTACCTGGTCATCACCTTCACCATCAGCGGCATCTTCCGGCTGCTCGAGCGCCGCATGGAGGTCGCCCGATGA
- a CDS encoding antitoxin has protein sequence MGFMDTLKAKLAPAKEKVSDLAQQHGEKIEHGLDKAAKTVDTKTKGKYSSKIESGTGRAKQALDRVAHKDDGTAPPAS, from the coding sequence ATGGGCTTCATGGACACATTGAAGGCCAAGCTCGCCCCGGCCAAGGAAAAGGTCTCTGACCTCGCACAGCAGCATGGCGAGAAGATCGAGCACGGTCTGGACAAAGCCGCGAAGACGGTCGACACAAAGACCAAGGGCAAGTACAGCAGCAAGATCGAGTCTGGCACCGGCAGGGCCAAGCAGGCCCTGGACCGCGTCGCCCACAAGGACGACGGCACTGCGCCGCCGGCTTCCTGA
- a CDS encoding amino acid ABC transporter permease — protein MSASVLYDAPGPKAVVRNRIYAVIGSLAILGLIVISMLRLSEKGHLAPEMWDIFNYAGIRQNIADAIVATLKAFGLAAVGSLVLGVILAVGRLSDHKPVRWLATGFIELFRSIPLLITIYAVWVGFLTDYSMWALALGLSIYNGCVQAEVLRAGINSVPTGQREAAYALGMSKTQVMASVLMPQAIRAMLPTIISQLVVTLKDTSLGFIILYPELLQTARLIASNTKVNGQYPYVSTIIVIGTIYVAMCLVLSALATWIEKRGRRAKTGIAVAAAAEPAEAPGVLDASGPLAPHADGGTAQSEEPGGPRNQTD, from the coding sequence ATGAGTGCCAGCGTTCTCTACGACGCCCCGGGTCCCAAGGCCGTCGTACGCAACCGGATCTACGCCGTCATCGGCAGCCTCGCCATCCTGGGCCTGATCGTCATCAGCATGCTGCGGCTGTCCGAGAAGGGGCATCTCGCCCCCGAGATGTGGGACATCTTCAACTACGCGGGCATCCGGCAGAACATCGCCGACGCCATCGTCGCCACGCTCAAGGCGTTCGGCCTGGCCGCGGTGGGCTCGCTGGTGCTGGGCGTGATCCTGGCCGTCGGCCGGCTCTCCGACCACAAGCCGGTCAGGTGGCTGGCCACCGGCTTCATCGAGCTCTTCCGCTCCATCCCGCTGCTGATCACGATCTACGCCGTATGGGTTGGCTTCCTCACCGACTATTCGATGTGGGCGCTGGCGCTGGGTCTGTCGATCTACAACGGCTGTGTCCAGGCCGAGGTGCTGAGGGCCGGGATCAACTCCGTGCCGACGGGACAGCGCGAGGCCGCGTACGCCCTGGGCATGAGCAAGACCCAGGTGATGGCCAGCGTGCTGATGCCGCAGGCCATCCGCGCGATGCTGCCGACGATCATCAGCCAGTTGGTGGTGACCCTCAAGGACACCTCGCTCGGCTTCATCATCCTGTACCCGGAGCTGCTCCAGACGGCACGTCTGATCGCGAGCAACACCAAGGTCAACGGCCAGTACCCGTACGTCTCGACGATCATCGTCATCGGCACCATCTATGTCGCGATGTGTCTGGTCCTCTCCGCACTCGCCACCTGGATCGAGAAGCGGGGGCGGCGCGCCAAGACCGGTATCGCGGTGGCCGCGGCCGCCGAGCCTGCCGAGGCGCCGGGCGTCCTCGACGCCTCCGGCCCGCTCGCACCGCATGCCGACGGCGGCACGGCTCAGTCCGAGGAGCCCGGCGGCCCCCGGAATCAGACCGACTGA
- a CDS encoding FAD-dependent monooxygenase, whose protein sequence is MDPVIVVGAGPVGLALSLTLAAQGVPSVLLDEGGGKDEVRPARTVVLRPDTAALVERLDCATVRDEGARWAGWRSMRRRQDVRQLALGDDSAPAPLHIPQHALARGLREAVGRQQLVRVVTDSRLDSLEQDASGISVHTRGPKPTWWRGSHLVGCDGARSTVRKLLGIRFPGRTAVERHAVAALRTELPWPDEALLHRQPPWRTGGDEVTARPLPDGVWRLDWLLPPRGELVTPDALVARVRDTLAGWCGETPPYDLLDTGVYTLHHRLARRWRVDRAFLAGDAAHLLGALGTQGLDEGLRDTDNLAWKLAQVWHHGPSEPLLDSYQAERRAAVAARLRAADQSLPILRGSSALRTYLPGAARGHDALLTDGHLGHGPLGAPPAYTHSPLAPEYAPSQTLVGTAAGAPVADVWVTAPDGTSARLRDRMGRGQLLVVLVAPGTGVWDRRHWVSAGVMPRLAAAVTALPVRAELLVTESYPGASAHTVLLVRPDGHLVASFAGVRPAELYSAADAARGGAPSAVRSDRTADIN, encoded by the coding sequence GTGGACCCGGTGATCGTCGTCGGCGCGGGGCCGGTCGGTCTCGCTCTCTCCCTCACCCTTGCGGCGCAGGGCGTCCCCTCCGTCCTGCTCGACGAAGGCGGCGGCAAGGACGAGGTGCGCCCCGCCCGCACCGTCGTGCTGCGGCCCGACACGGCGGCGCTGGTGGAACGGCTCGACTGCGCCACTGTCCGTGACGAAGGGGCCCGCTGGGCAGGCTGGCGCTCGATGCGGCGCAGGCAGGACGTACGGCAGCTCGCCCTCGGCGACGACAGTGCTCCCGCGCCGTTGCACATCCCTCAGCACGCTCTTGCCCGCGGACTGCGGGAGGCCGTCGGCAGGCAGCAACTGGTCCGGGTTGTCACCGACAGCCGCCTCGACTCGCTGGAGCAGGACGCAAGCGGGATCAGCGTGCACACTCGCGGGCCCAAGCCGACCTGGTGGCGCGGAAGTCATCTGGTCGGCTGCGACGGCGCGCGGTCGACGGTCCGCAAACTCCTCGGCATCCGGTTCCCGGGACGTACGGCCGTCGAACGGCATGCCGTGGCCGCCCTGCGTACCGAACTCCCCTGGCCCGACGAGGCATTGCTGCACCGTCAGCCGCCCTGGCGCACGGGCGGCGACGAGGTGACGGCCCGCCCTCTGCCGGACGGCGTGTGGCGGCTGGACTGGCTGTTGCCGCCCCGCGGTGAGCTGGTCACCCCCGACGCCCTGGTGGCGCGGGTACGGGACACCCTGGCCGGCTGGTGCGGCGAGACACCTCCGTACGACCTCCTCGACACCGGCGTCTACACCCTGCACCACCGGCTCGCCCGGCGCTGGCGCGTGGACCGGGCCTTCCTCGCGGGTGATGCGGCCCATCTGCTCGGCGCGCTCGGCACCCAGGGGCTCGACGAGGGACTGCGGGACACCGACAACCTGGCGTGGAAGCTGGCGCAGGTCTGGCACCACGGGCCGTCCGAGCCGCTGCTCGACAGCTATCAGGCGGAGCGGCGTGCCGCGGTCGCCGCTCGGCTGCGCGCCGCCGACCAGTCGCTGCCGATACTGCGCGGCAGCAGCGCACTGCGTACCTACCTCCCGGGCGCCGCGCGCGGGCACGACGCCCTGCTGACCGACGGGCATCTGGGGCACGGTCCGCTCGGCGCGCCCCCCGCATACACGCACTCCCCCCTCGCACCCGAGTACGCCCCGTCGCAGACACTCGTCGGCACGGCGGCGGGCGCGCCGGTCGCGGATGTGTGGGTGACCGCACCCGACGGGACCAGTGCACGGCTGCGGGACCGCATGGGACGGGGACAGCTGCTGGTGGTGCTGGTCGCGCCGGGGACGGGGGTGTGGGACCGGCGGCACTGGGTGAGTGCGGGTGTGATGCCCCGGCTGGCGGCGGCCGTCACCGCACTGCCGGTACGGGCCGAGCTGCTGGTGACCGAGAGCTATCCGGGAGCGTCGGCGCACACCGTGCTGCTGGTGCGGCCGGACGGGCACCTTGTCGCGTCGTTCGCGGGGGTGCGGCCCGCTGAGCTGTACTCGGCGGCGGACGCGGCGCGCGGTGGCGCCCCCTCCGCGGTACGCAGTGACCGCACTGCGGACATCAATTGA
- a CDS encoding amino acid ABC transporter ATP-binding protein codes for MSGVSVTKGAEDAVPAAGDLVVLSNVNKHFGALHVLQDIDLTIARGEVVVVIGPSGSGKSTLCRTINRLETIDSGAISIDGKPLPQEGKELARLRADVGMVFQSFNLFAHKTVLENVMLGQVKVRKADKKAAESKARTLLDRVGVGSQADKYPAQLSGGQQQRVAIARALAMDPKVMLFDEPTSALDPEMINEVLEVMQQLARDGMTMVVVTHEMGFARSAANRVVFMADGKIVEEATPDQFFSNPRSDRAKDFLSKILHH; via the coding sequence ATGAGCGGAGTTTCAGTGACCAAGGGCGCCGAGGACGCTGTACCTGCGGCGGGCGACCTGGTCGTGCTGAGCAACGTCAACAAGCACTTCGGCGCGCTGCATGTGCTCCAGGACATCGACCTGACGATCGCCCGTGGCGAAGTCGTGGTCGTCATCGGACCCTCCGGGTCCGGAAAGTCCACGCTGTGCCGCACGATCAACCGACTGGAGACGATCGACTCGGGCGCGATATCGATCGACGGCAAGCCGCTGCCCCAGGAGGGCAAGGAGCTCGCCCGGCTGCGCGCCGATGTCGGCATGGTCTTCCAGTCGTTCAACCTCTTCGCACACAAGACTGTGCTGGAGAACGTGATGCTGGGCCAGGTCAAGGTCCGCAAGGCGGACAAGAAGGCCGCCGAGAGCAAGGCGCGCACGCTGCTCGACCGGGTGGGCGTGGGTTCGCAGGCCGACAAGTACCCCGCACAGCTCTCCGGGGGGCAGCAGCAACGTGTCGCCATCGCGCGGGCGTTGGCGATGGACCCCAAGGTCATGCTCTTCGACGAGCCCACGTCGGCGCTCGACCCCGAGATGATCAATGAGGTGCTCGAGGTCATGCAGCAGCTGGCTCGTGACGGGATGACGATGGTGGTCGTCACCCACGAGATGGGCTTCGCGCGGTCTGCCGCGAACCGGGTGGTGTTCATGGCGGACGGCAAGATCGTCGAAGAGGCCACACCTGACCAGTTCTTCAGCAACCCGCGCAGCGACCGGGCCAAGGACTTCCTGTCGAAGATCCTTCACCACTGA